Part of the Aquarana catesbeiana isolate 2022-GZ linkage group LG06, ASM4218655v1, whole genome shotgun sequence genome is shown below.
cagtgcccatccatgcccatctgtgccaactatcagtgccacctatgagtgcccatcaatgccacctatgagtgcccatcaatgccacctatgagtgcccatcagtgccgcctataagtgcccatctgtgccacctatgagtgcccatcactgccgcataccagtgccacctatcagtgcccatcagtgccgcctatcagtgcccatcagtgccgcctatcagtgcccatcatcagtgcccgtcagtgccacctcatcagtgccacctcattggtgccacctcatcggtgcccatcagtgccaccgtatcagtgcccgtcagtgcccgtcagtgcagccatatcagtgcccgtcattgaagaagaaaacgtacttatttacaaaaaagttttaacagaaacaaagaaaaacttgttttttttcaaaattttcggtctttttttatttgttgcgtaaaaaataaaaaccgcagaggtgatcaaataccaccaaaagaaagctctatttgtgggaacaaaatgataaaatatttgtttgggtacagtgtagcatgactgcgcaattgtcattcaaattgcgacagcgctgaaagctgaaaattggtctgggcgggaaggtgtctaagtgcctggtattgaagtggttaagcagcaatAAAACAGCGGATcttgtggtcacggcggacccgaggtgtgctggtgTGTAAACAACTCTCACCCCTTCCTTGGTCCTGGATCTCAGCTTACTCATCCACTTCCTAGTCCGAAGTTCAGCATTCTACGTCATTGTAGATGATCGCcttacagccacgcccccgacatgtttcatcacacaGACTTAATCATCGGATTGGCTGAATGGCACGACAATCATTCCTTATATACCCTTAACACTAATAGATCGCTGCTatctgtactgcgcatgtgcacacCTCGTGTCCCCGCAGCGGCAATATCCGGACATTTACATCAAGAGAGAACAACTATAAAGGGGCAAATGTTCTTGCAGTTTATAAATACATGATCAATTTGACGCCCCAATATAGATTACTCTATCAAGAGCTTGTATGATAAGATGATTGCTAGTATCTTACTAATGAGAATAAACGGCGTTGAATATACACATTCATGTGGTGTGCAGACCACATAATTTGTTAACATACAGTTATTATtgattaaaataataatgaacatTATCAAATCtcacaataaaatttttttttcataaataagcAACAAGaataagctggaccaatgtaataatGGCTTAGTTTAAAGGCCAGAACTAGGGAAAAGATATACGCCAACAACGTATACTCACTCACCCAGTGGTGGTTGAGTGAGACAATCATCCACTGTTCAAAAGGTAACCACTGGTAGGTGCCAGAAAATGAAAATATCAAGACCCCTCTCCCCCACCACTTTAGAACAGAGTGTACCAGACACCAAAAAAAATCTCGAAAGGGTACTAGCCAACACTCCATGTAACTGCTCTTAAAGCAGAGCGGATTGCAATATATTTCACCCACCCTATTGGAAACGAAGAGACAGAGCTAAATACTGAAtgaaataaataatagtaaaaacaaaagtacaaataaaaataaaaatgaatataaatatagatataaacttaaaattaaaataaaaagaaaataaagtaaagtaaaataaagtCCAAATGCACAGTTCCCTAAACATTACTAATAAAGCAGTTCAAATCAACTTCTATATTTAACCACCTAGGGGCAAGACATTTAAAAAGGAAAATCCAGCGGGTCTCCCTTTGAGATAAATCTCTTACACGATTAGAGCCCCTCCAAGATGGATAAATGCAATCAATCCCGCAATATTGCAGCAAAGAAGGGTCCTGGTTGTGTTTTTCTCTGAAATGAAGGGAAACGCTGTGAAACTTAAAACCATTTTTTATGATCATTAGATGTTCAGCTATGCGGACCTATAGGAGTCTCTTAGTCCTCCCCACATAAAATAATCCGCAAGGACACCATAGTAGATAGACCACATATGAGGAATTGCAAGTGATGAACTCCTTAGTTTCGAAGATTTCACCCTCAGCATTCGTGATCCTAATAATCCCCCTATTACTGACCCTCACTGTTCTACAGCACACACATTTTCTGCAGCAGTAGAATCCCTTCAAATTAATTTTTAGTATTTGTTGATCAGGAGGGTCCAAGATTTTCTTCACCAACTGATCTCCAAAATTTGGGGCTCTCCTGTAGATGAATTTCAGTTGTGGGGGTATTATTTCACCAAGATGTCTATCCCTacataggatgtgccagtgtttcctAAAAATGGTTTCCACTTCCCTATACTGGAAGTGGAAATTTGATATGAATTTAATATTGAATTCCTTCTGGTTCAATTCAACCTCACTTAAATTGAATATACCGGTGTTTATGTGTCCCTCATTCATTTTTTTGGATTGCTTGCACTTCCCTGCCCTGCATCCCCTTCCTCTATTTGGAAGGGTAATGTGCAAGTTAATAGAGGTGGACATTATAGTGTTATGAACCATTCACCAAGGCCTCCACAACAAGAGAGAGGGGGATACCCACAATCAAATTATGGCTATGGTCATCAGTCCCCCCGAACCCATAGGGGAAATATATCACAGAATTACCATACCCAACGGAATCACCAACCCTGGCAACATTATCATCCCCCACCCAATCATTACCCTGATCCGAGAAATGAAATACCTATGTATAATAGATACCAACAGATAGCGGATGAGGATTATTATGGGGGTTACCAACAAAACTCACCTTtttggggaggggagggagaggaggagggacaccAAGGAGGAATACTCATCCAGTCAACCACAGAGGAGTAGGAAGGGAGGGGtctctcctcccccaccccctaaaCAAAGAAGGAATACCCTTCCAAAGAGAGGAAGGGGATGCAGGGCAGGGAAGCGCAAGCAATGCAAAAAAACGAATGAGGGAAAAATAAACACCGGTATATTCAATTTAAGTGAGGTTGAATTGAACCAGAAGAAACTCAATATACTTAATTTAGGCTTGAAATGTGCACCAAAGAAGGTTATAAACAAATTTGAGGTCTATATAGACACGCATAGGTTTATTAGGAccttaaatatgaaaaaatattttctaagccATCCGACGGACCCTGCAAAGAGAATGTCCAGTGTAACACATAAAGTAGATAGTGGCTTAAAAAATAAGTCAATTTTTAATCCCTAAAATCCAAGCAACCATTCAATTGAGGTATTTAAAAGCCTGGTGTTGAAGGATATTGAGGATTTGTCCCCAATAAAAAGGGTTAATGCTGAGTATATTAGAGGAGGCATTAAGTCCTTGGAAGATAAGAAAAATATAATTATCCGGCCTACAGACAAGGTGTGGGGGGGGTTGTGGTTATGGATAAATCATATTATCATAACCAGTTGGTGGAACTTTTGGGAGACAAGAGACTAGCATCCGACCCAACAGAGCCCTATAGAACCCAATTAAATTCCTTGGTTGAGTGGGGCTATGGAATTAACGCCCTCAACCTGAAAGAAAAGAAATACTTGGTCCCTAGTGCATGTAGAATCCCAGTCATCTACACactacccaaaatccataaggatacaCAAACTCCGCCAGCACGACCAATTGTGAACGGTATTGGGTCAGTTACTGCGAGGCTGGGTGAATACTTAGACAAGTTTCTTCAGCCCAGTGTCAAAGTAACAAAAGCTTATCTGAAGGACACATCTGAGTTGTTACGACTATTAGAACTAGTTGAATTAGGTACAGCCTCTGAAACACATTTGGTGACGGCTGATGTGGCCTCGCTGTACACCATATTTCAGCATGAGGACGCAGCCTTAGCCCTTAATTGGGTGCTAAGTAGAAGGGACGACATTCCACACATGCAAAAATGTTTCTTGGGCCAAGTACTTGACTTTTGCATGtcgcataattacttttggtttaatggCCAATTCTTCTCTCAACAGGTTggtgtggctatgggcgctaaatatgCGCCCAGCctagccaacctgttcatggctgaaTGGGAGGATAGGCGTATATTCAATAGTCATagaccccagttgaagtcttaccGCAGGTTCATTGACgacctcctgttcatttgggagggtTCGATGGAATCTGTGGTGAAATTTCTGGAGGATCTAAACAAAAACACTAATAACATCAAATGGGATTACCAGATCAGATACATTAAAACATGTTTGAAGAATGTATAAAGAATGTATGTATAAATACTACTCACAAGCCTCTGCCTGTTGTCCCATACACTGTGTTATTCTTTCACCTCCACGGCATCACTGTAGATGTCTGTGGTGTGAGTTGATATACCCTAAATgtaataacattttgcaaacatgcTGCAATCAcaattaacaattaatgacaccccCCAGCGAGAAAAACACACAATAAAAGCGAGCACGAATGCACATTCCTGCTATGCTCAGTTGTGAAGGGGCGTAATAATGGCAGAGctttaaaaacctgacagaggttcaaaTCCTTCCACAttctgtccaaaaataaaaaaacaaagcttagGTTAGGCATACCTTATTAAGCATTATTATGAATTTTCAGCAAAAAGTATACAATACtgcgaaaaagtaattgccccctaaacctgataactggttgtgccaccccaactgtaatcaagcatttgcgataactggcaatgagtctttcacattgctatgGAAGAATTTgggcccactcttctttacagaattgttttaattcagccacattggaggcttTTCTAGCATGAgcggcctgtttaaggtcatgccacggCATTTCAATCGCACTTGAGTCCGAACTaaaactaggccactccaaaaccttaatttttttttgagCCATTGGGAAATGGACTTGCtagtgtgttttagatcattgtcctgCTTCATATCCCAAGTGTGCTTGAGCTTGAGATCACAACCTGATGGCTGAACATTCTCCTTCGGGATTTTCCAATAGagtgcagaattcatggttccatgaattatggcaagtcgtccaagtcctgaagctgcaaagcagccccagaccaacATACTACCACCCCCATATTCGACTGTTGGTATGatattctttttatgaaatgctgtgtttgaTTTACGCCAGATGTAATGGGTCGAGATAAAAGTTCAACTTTTATCTCACCagagaatatttgcccaaaagtactggggataatcaagatgttttttgacaAATGTAAGACGAGTCTTTGTGTTCTTCTGGTCAGGGGCGTTTGCCTTGGAGCTCTCCCCGGGATTAAATTTTTTCCCAGTTTCTTTCTTATAGTtcaatcatgaacactgaccttaactgaggcaagtgaggcctgcagttcttcagatgttgttctgggtttatTTACAACCTCCTGGATGAGCCATCATTGTGCTCTTGGAATAAATTTGGTACACAGGCCCCTCTGGGTAATGTTcaacactgttccaagttttctccatttgttgataatggctctcactgtggttcactggagtaccaaagccttagaaatgactttgtaaccctttccagactgttCTTATCTGAGATCTTTTagagtgcttcactttgtcaggtGACTTCTATTTAAGCGATTTCTTGATTCAactggtctggcagtaatcaggcctcgGTGTAGCAAGTGAAATTTAATGCAGCTTTCCATAAAATgtagttaatcacagttcattcatgatttagcaagggaTGGGGCAATTACTCTTTCACAAAGGGCCAGACAGGTTTGACAGCTTTTATTCCCTTAAAAAATGAGATCTttatttaaaaacagcattttgtatttactcgggttattttGTTGtgtaatattaaatttttttgatgatttgaatcatttaagtgagacaaatatgcaaaaaaaaaccaatcaataattatatagcatctcacaaaagtgagtaaacccctcacatttttataaatattttattatatcttttcatgtaacaacactgaagaaattacacttttctacagcgtaaagtagtgagtgtacagcttgtataatagtgtaaatttgctgtaccctcaaaatccctcaaaataactcaacacactttgacaagtgtgtcttgcctacagtcaagcatggtgctggaagtgtcatggtctgggactacatgagtgctgccgacactggggagctacagttcattgaggaaactatgaatgccaacatgtactgtgacatactgaagcagagaatgatcccctcccttcggagactgggtcgcagggaaGTATTcatgataataaccccaaacacacctctaagacgaccactgccttgctaaagaagctgacggtaaaggtgatggactggccaagcatctctccagacctaaaccctattgagcatctgtggggcattctcaaatggaaggtggaggagtgcaaggtctccaacatccaccagctccgtgatgtcgtcatgaaggagtggaagaggactccagtggcaacctgtgaagctctggtgaactccatgcccaagagggttaaggcagggttggaaaataatggtgtccacacaaaatattgacacttttggctcaatttggacattttcacttaggggtgtactcacttttgttgccaacggtctagaaatgaatggctgtatgttgagttattttgaggggacagcaaattgacactgttatacaagctgtacattcactactttacattgtagcaaagtgtcaattcttcagtgttgtcataataaaagatataataaaatatttacaaaaatgtgagaggtgtactcacttttgtgatatactgtacgtagaagaatacatgttgcactaaattgatgaagaaatttgttttttgactttttttatggatatgtattatagcagaaagtaaaaaatatagtttttttgttttaattttgatggtctttatttgtttatagcgcaaaaaataaaaaccgcacaggtgatcaaataccaccaaaagaaagctctggcaGAGAGGAGAGATCAGGATAATTTGATTAACAATACAACAGGTTCCATGTGCATTTTTATAGTCTTGCAATTAAAAATGACTAATATATGGAAAGCATGTATCCAAAATATAGGTGAacccaatattttctattttaggtTTACACACTTGAATAACATTCAAactattttgttaaaaaatgtgtTGTAAAAACTACTAAGCAATTAAAAATAATGTTGATATCATCATTATCCTATTTATCTATATACTGTAAGTCAATACTATGGTGGCCTGAGAGTATTATTCCTTTGTATAATACCTGTAACACATGAAATCTGTTGCCATGTTTCATGAAAGACATCTGTAAAAATTGGGTGCTTTATATCATGAATTGTATCTGTTGCACAGCTGTTTATGTCTTATCTGCCTTTAACTTATGTACGTTGAGACCAAGTTCTGTGCGATCAGCATGTAGACATAGAAAATAAGCTATGAACAAGGCATGATGTAAAATAGCATAGTCAGTGATATGATTCACTTATCAGTTTAAATGGAGATACAATACTATGACAAAGCACAAATGAAATGTAGGTGTGACTCACAAAGCAGATTATAAATAAAATGGGAAGAAAGTTGTGTTTGCCATCCAACATCTACTTATTGAAGCAGGAGCTACTCTCATCTGACTTAatccaccaccatggttcactggaCTGCTGAAGAGAAAGCCGTCATCAACTCTGTGTGGCAGAAGGTCGATGTTGAACAGGATGGACATGAAGCACTTACCAGGTATAACAACTTCCCTTGGTGTTTTTACTTTTTCAGAATCTCTCTACTATATGTTACCAGTATCTTCTAACCTGAATCATTTAACAGTCTTCTAATATTTCCATGGTTTCAAATTGCAAAATGTATTTTAACTTAACAAAGAAATGAATGTGATACTTCATTGAATCATATTTGGGTTTGTCTAATAAGGCACTATGTAAAGTGGAATTCAATAGTTTTCCTTATTTATTGCATATTTTACACCTTTATTGTTTTTAGATTGACCAAATCCAATCATTGTAACTGTCAATTAGAAGAATATAAAGCAATGGGAAATCTTTCCAGTGGggccacagacagaaaaaaaacaacaacctgggAGAGATTCCAACCTTTAcccactctatccaaataaaaaaaaaaaaaacagttatttactgctgtctgtgtcccaaacAGGTGTAACCACCTTTCCTGTTTGTCCTGGTCAGCATTATCACCTAGATTGAAAATGAGAGAGAATCCCAAGgcttgagttgccaccagaacaggaatggatGGGAAatattctaatggggacactagttctggtgactgtcTAAGAGGAGATTTTCATCATTACAgagacatttcctctcacttcctgttgtggctttaggacagaaagtgaagggaatctctccaatgggacaaaggcagaaaaaaaatggggtTATATTCTTCCACTCTCTGGCTTGTTACGTTAATctgtgtaattattttaattaaaataatactttCAAAGTATCTTAGCAAAATGACAATTGTCATTTATTTATCTTTACTGATGTTTCTTtctgttatttattttcctttcctAAGATGGGACTTTCTGCATTATAGATACTGTAATAGTGTTAGTTATGAAAGTAACAAATATCTTTACACAGTATGattacataatattttttttagtattCATATCCTTGCACACAAACAAACAAGTAATATTTGGTACAAGTTCACAGGTACATACCACTCAGTCATACAGGTACTGCATCATACCCATGAAGTTGTATTTATTCATTGATGATGTATATATGTTTGAAGGTTCCTGGTGGAAAATATTAATCAAACATGTTTTCTTCCATTTTTCATAGGCTGTTTATAGTCTACCCCTGGACCCAGAGGTATTTCAGCACCTTTGGAGATCTCTCCAGTCCAGCTGCAATTGCTACAAATCCTAAGGTGCACGCCCATGGCAAGAAGATTCTGGGAGCTATTGACAATGCCATCCATCACCTAGACAATGTGAAGGGCACTCTGCATGACCTCAGTGAAGAACATGCTAACCAACTGCATGTGGATCCTGAGAACTTTAGGGTATAAATCTTAATACTTTATTTAACACTGGGCTTGATTGCTTTCTATTGACCAAACAGAAATGTACTGTATGACCTTGTCACTTTTGTAAGTATATTTAAATCCAAAACTTTGCTCATTTTGAAGAGTAAGAAATAGTTAAAAACccaagcattctttttttttttttttgctgtttgtgtatcATGGGGGGATTTCCACATGCTTCTTAGAGActaaacaggaagtgtgaggaaatctctaatgccctgtacacatggttggattttccgatggaaaatgtgtgatagaaccttgttgtcggaaattccgaccgtgtgtgggctccatcacacattttccatcggaatttccgacacacaatgtttgagagcttgctataaaattttccgacaacaaaatccgttgtcggaaattccgatcatgtgtacacaaatccgatgcacaaagtgccacgcatgctcagaataaattaggagacgaaagctattggctactgccctgtttatagtcccgccgtacgcgttttacatcaccgcgttcagaacgattggattttccgacaactttgtgtgaccgtgtgtatgcacgacaagtttgagccaacatccgtcggaaaaaatccatgaattttgttgtcggaatgtccgatcaatgtccgaccatgtgtacagggcataaggctgggtttacataaATGCAGATTGGATGCGTTTTTaacagcatccaattcacataacatgtgagtgtgaccgacTTTCAATGgggccagttcacacatgtctTGGCGGCTGCGGTTTTGAAAAGGGTGCTGTATGTTTTTTGGTCTGGTTCAGGTATAAATTCAGTGAAaaatttgcacttgaattgcacctgaactggtgaacagaaacACACAGGACACCAGACTGCAAACCGCACCgcagatatgtgaacccagcctaaagga
Proteins encoded:
- the LOC141146630 gene encoding hemoglobin subunit beta-3-like, whose protein sequence is MVHWTAEEKAVINSVWQKVDVEQDGHEALTRLFIVYPWTQRYFSTFGDLSSPAAIATNPKVHAHGKKILGAIDNAIHHLDNVKGTLHDLSEEHANQLHVDPENFRRLGEVLIVVLGEKLGKAFSPQVQQVWEKFIAVLVDALSHSYH